Genomic DNA from Clavibacter michiganensis:
CCCCGCTCCTCAAGCGGCTGGAGGCCATGGGCCACGTGTGGCGCGTGCGCCGGGCGACGGACGAGCGCGTGCTGGAGATCGGCCTCACCGACCAGGGCCGCGAGCTCCGCGAGAAGGCCGTCGCCATCCCGCAGCAGATCCGCGACCGGCTCTCCATGACGGAGGAGCAGCTCGAGGGCCTCAAGACCGTGCTGAGCCAGGTCATCGACAACGCGAAGGCGCTCCCCGAGACCATCTAGCCCGGCCGTCCCCGCGTCCCCGCGCCCGGCTCCCCGCATCACCGCACCACCCGATCGGAGCGCGACCAGTGAGCGACACGGTCCGCGCGGTGCTCCTGCTGGAGTGCTACGTCACCGTCACGCTGCTGGCGCCGCTCCTCCTCGGCCGCCTGCCGCTCGTCGCGCAGCGGCCCGTCGCGATGCTCGCCGCCTGGCACGGGTTCCTCGTCACGGCGGTGCTGAGCCTCGGATCCGGGCTCGGGCTCCTCATCCACCAGGGCATGGCGATGCAGGCGGGCGCCGGCCCGCAGCAGGACGCGGACACGGCGCCCGTCGCCGCGATCCCGCTGGCCTACGTCGCCGCGGGTGTCCTCGGCGTGCTGCTGTTCCGCATCGTGGAGGAGGGCGGCCGGGTGGTGCGCGAGGCCCGGCAGCGGGCGGGCGAGGTGGCGGCGCTGCTGCTGGCGTCGCGGCCGTACCGGGTGGCGGGGCGGGATGCGCGGATCGTGGAGTCGGACGTGCCGCTCGCCGCGCTCTCCCCCGCCACCGGCGTGATCCTCCTCACCACCGAGACGCGCGCCCGCCTCGACGACGACGAGCTCGCGGCCGTGCTCGAGCACGAGACCGCGCACCTCGAGCAGCGGCACGCGCTCGCGGTGCGGATCGCCCAGGTCTCCCGCGCGATCCTCCCGGCCCTCCCCGCGAGCCAGCGCCTCGCGCTCTCCACCACCATCGCGATCGAGTTCATCGCCGACGACCACGCGGCCCGCGCCACCGGGCCGGCCACGGT
This window encodes:
- a CDS encoding M56 family metallopeptidase; translation: MSDTVRAVLLLECYVTVTLLAPLLLGRLPLVAQRPVAMLAAWHGFLVTAVLSLGSGLGLLIHQGMAMQAGAGPQQDADTAPVAAIPLAYVAAGVLGVLLFRIVEEGGRVVREARQRAGEVAALLLASRPYRVAGRDARIVESDVPLAALSPATGVILLTTETRARLDDDELAAVLEHETAHLEQRHALAVRIAQVSRAILPALPASQRLALSTTIAIEFIADDHAARATGPATVAAALRKLDPDGGLSALRADRMRHPRGGHRVALRLLCAVACALPVLPLVIVLLPPA
- a CDS encoding MarR family winged helix-turn-helix transcriptional regulator, whose product is MSTPQDLQDPLALDRQVSYSLVVAARSVTALYRPILDPLGLTHPQYLVLLALWARGPRSVKDLSHELQLDSATLSPLLKRLEAMGHVWRVRRATDERVLEIGLTDQGRELREKAVAIPQQIRDRLSMTEEQLEGLKTVLSQVIDNAKALPETI